The DNA region AGCTYATCAATACCAGTGATGACATGGTAACTACTTCATCTTGCTCTGGTAGAGTTAGTGTGTTTTTGGAAGGTACAAAGTCATATAATGGAGAGGTGAAGATAGGCGGTAAAGGTCAAGGTGGCAAGTGGCTATATGTCACTCACGACCATGAAAAGGTTGTTGGCTGGCTGGACGAGTTGATGTCAAAGAATGAGTATGCTCTTGAAACATGTGGCAAGCATATACCATCCGAACAAATTACGGGAACTACTAGATATATTTTGTATAAATATGAGCCGTTCATATTGCATGTCAAATGTAGAGACTTCCAGATAGCTTCGAAGCTCTATAACGCTGCAATGTCTTGTGGCTTCAGAGAAAGTGGGATTGGGTCAAATAATCTCGTTGCAATCAGAATAAACATTAAACTGGATGTGCCAATCGGTTATTTGGATGAGAGTTCAGAAACTTTGATGTTGTTTGTTAGCCCAGAATATGTAAGTATTTTGGATTCTTTATCGTTAAGCAAATTTGATGAGAATGCTAGAAAAATGCAAACATTGTATGATAAAATCGACAATGAACTTATAAACTGCATACCGGCTCCAAATGCCAAGACTGAAGTAGCATTAGctgaaacaaaagaagaaagaagagaacgaaaaaaaaaggaaggtATGGAAAGACAACGTCAATTAAAAAGCACACAAAATCAACTCTAAAAAAAGGGCCACAGCATAAATCGCAGATCCGCcactctttcttctttggtcttTTGTCTCCATTTCTTATTACTTATTATAAATCTTTAACAaataaaagtttttcttttgtaatatatacatttacaacttattttcctcttgaatctattatatatataacgAAAGATCAGATCTAATTAATGCACAAAAAGATTAAAAGTATGAAGTAAACGGCGTAAAGGTGAACTGTTTTCAACGAGAAGTACAATCTAACGATTCAATAGATCGAAAATATCTACTCACTGTCCCCATCGTTGTTCATCAATGCGTCAAACATATTGGCCTTTGGAGCTTGGGAAGATTCCTCCGCTTTACGAGACTGTTTTTGGTTATTTCTGAAAGAGGTTGTTTTTGAGGAGGCAAAGTTATCTCTTGGTGCATTTTGCATATTTCTTCTGTTGGAAGAGAATCGATTACTGTTGGATTGATTGTGATGGTTGTTAAATCTTGAATTTGTTCTTTGGCTGTTCTTCATTTGGCGTAATTGTTCGTCTTCttgatgaatttgttgaattGTCTTCGGTCCAGCATCTTTCTTCGCACTGTTCCAATGTTTGATTTCTCTCAATTCCTTTACATCGATCAACTTAAACTTTATTCTATTCGACACAGAACCTTCCTTAATAATATGTTGTAGCAACAAAAATAGATTGTCGAGAAGTACTGAACCTTCAAGAGTGGCTTGAGGCGTGACAAACttgtcattttcaaattgtttaCCCACAGTATCCAGTAGCTCAATGACAGATTCCAAAGTCTCTTCAGATGGATCGTtgttcaaatctttcattAATCTACGGAAACATTCAAACATCATTTTTCCGGTCaataaattcaaacaataTAAGTACCCGATGAAACGGACCAAACCCAGGCCTCTTCTTTTAGCAGCTGCCGCAATATAATAGTCGTCTGACATCAGTTCAGGTTCTAACGGATTGCCATCTTCTCCTGCAGGCAACTTATCGGCCCAacccttttcaaattcttcatgGCATCTTGCAACCAGATAATGCAAGACAAGCTTTGGACCGTTCTTCCcttcgttttctttatccTCGATGCTAACGTCAAGATCTTTGACCACTTTACCACATAATTGGGCGTACATTGAAGACCAATGAGGTTCATCACAGGCTTTATGGAAAATTTGCTCGATGACTATTTTTAATGTTTCACCATCATCTTCCCATTTCGATTGATTTGCAATGTCCAAAATTTCAGTAGAGATCGAATCAAACATTTCTAAGGTTAGCTTGTTTAGCAAAGACTTCATCTTCCTTTCCACCTCTTCGTTATCTAGTAACTCGGTCTTACCATCAGGAGCCAACTTCTTCTCGGTTTTCTTAACTCTCGACTTAGGCACCCATCTATTAGCACTTGGTACCAACGGAAcgacattttcttttggagcTTGCTCTTCTGCTCTTTCATAGGCTTTTTCACGATCCCTTCTAGATGTATATCCTCTATTAGATTTTCTATCGTCACCCATCCTTTTggatcttctttttgaagacaTCCTTGAATTAGAGCTAGGGTCCAAGTTACGCGTAGATGGACTTCTAAAATCACCTCCAAATCTTCCGCCATCTTTTGGTCTATTTCTGGCCATATGAGGAGGAATAACAATTTTGGAGGAAACGGCTTCAACCCAGGCAGGATCAGCCTTAACTTTCAATCTATCCTTGAACTGAAGTAAGAAAGTGGGACCATAGGTGTATTTAACGCTTGGCTTTTTATACTTGATATCTGGCTTTTCGATGTCCGCTGGATAGGAAAAGTCATATATATTGGAAATCGGCTCGgcattcttcaaagtttcaAGTAATTGTGACACTGTAGGAATTTCAATACCAGATATAGAAGATGTTGTTTCTTCCGCTGGAATGTCTGCATTTTCTGATTTCGCAATTTCAGGATTCACATTGCCTTCGTCAATCGTATCAGTTTTATTTACAGTTTCACTGTCATTCGCATCAGAAACATCATCTTTGTTCTCCTCCACAAGTTCAGTGGTATCTTGAGAACTGCTCTTACTTTCTGGCTCATTAAATGTCACTGTTTTGGTTGTACTTCCAGTCCTATCTTGTTGTGGCGCA from Saccharomyces eubayanus strain FM1318 chromosome VII, whole genome shotgun sequence includes:
- the TYW3 gene encoding tRNA methyltransferase TYW3, which translates into the protein MAVQNAFEQKKRAILSEIDSTQPDLSPKGSIDALCLPIIELINTSDDMVTTSSCSGRVSVFLEGTKSYNGEVKIGGKGQGGKWLYVTHDHEKVVGWLDELMSKNEYALETCGKHIPSEQITGTTRYILYKYEPFILHVKCRDFQIASKLYNAAMSCGFRESGIGSNNLVAIRINIKLDVPIGYLDESSETLMLFVSPEYVSILDSLSLSKFDENARKMQTLYDKIDNELINCIPAPNAKTEVALAETKEERRERKKKEGMERQRQLKSTQNQL
- the TIF4632 gene encoding translation initiation factor eIF4G, translated to MTEQTDQLPPHSQPTNGYKKYPSHDNEHSGPNSQPNNHYNENQYGAKDSHNNRQYQSKGGRYGSNKYSNRNNSQGNSQYYNNRYNNSYRLNNNDYNAAMMPNMQWPANYYAPQMYYIPQQMVPVTSPPYTHQPLNTNTTEPPSAPKTTKIEITTKTGERLNLKKFHEEKKASKNDESNDETERKSKSSTPFEKEATPAVVANQPTKETSPEAAIEKSVSEAENTKRLFLEQVRMRKAAMERKKNGLASGNEQKLDNVNSSKIDATKSNPFLQPETVKDEPKPVEEEPKPVEEEPKPIEEEPKLIEEEPKPVEEEPKPVEEEPKPVEEEPKPVEEADEPVLDVKTVASEIAPQQDRTGSTTKTVTFNEPESKSSSQDTTELVEENKDDVSDANDSETVNKTDTIDEGNVNPEIAKSENADIPAEETTSSISGIEIPTVSQLLETLKNAEPISNIYDFSYPADIEKPDIKYKKPSVKYTYGPTFLLQFKDRLKVKADPAWVEAVSSKIVIPPHMARNRPKDGGRFGGDFRSPSTRNLDPSSNSRMSSKRRSKRMGDDRKSNRGYTSRRDREKAYERAEEQAPKENVVPLVPSANRWVPKSRVKKTEKKLAPDGKTELLDNEEVERKMKSLLNKLTLEMFDSISTEILDIANQSKWEDDGETLKIVIEQIFHKACDEPHWSSMYAQLCGKVVKDLDVSIEDKENEGKNGPKLVLHYLVARCHEEFEKGWADKLPAGEDGNPLEPELMSDDYYIAAAAKRRGLGLVRFIGYLYCLNLLTGKMMFECFRRLMKDLNNDPSEETLESVIELLDTVGKQFENDKFVTPQATLEGSVLLDNLFLLLQHIIKEGSVSNRIKFKLIDVKELREIKHWNSAKKDAGPKTIQQIHQEDEQLRQMKNSQRTNSRFNNHHNQSNSNRFSSNRRNMQNAPRDNFASSKTTSFRNNQKQSRKAEESSQAPKANMFDALMNNDGDSE